A window of Nodosilinea sp. FACHB-141 contains these coding sequences:
- a CDS encoding porin, producing MKQFTRLKKLSLVAVSALALTAAVGSIAAAAPCLIPTLDCSIFNCD from the coding sequence ATGAAGCAGTTTACTCGACTCAAAAAACTTTCTTTAGTAGCCGTTTCTGCCCTGGCCCTGACTGCCGCTGTAGGCAGCATTGCCGCCGCCGCTCCCTGTCTGATACCTACCCTCGACTGCTCAATTTTCAACTGCGACTAA